A genomic segment from Salvia splendens isolate huo1 chromosome 13, SspV2, whole genome shotgun sequence encodes:
- the LOC121760794 gene encoding putative UDP-glucuronate:xylan alpha-glucuronosyltransferase 4, whose amino-acid sequence MAASKPSRRKPFTFPAIIFLATLVTFNIQYLIQLHQEVQNAVNHRTTATSLNWFEFVARELGHEAINVALVNMDDETTLPHKIPTKGEIVKVDFDRVVEAVQWSHLYPEWIDETNAKCPNVPMPVFENYDQLDVVVARVPPDEFGLKDVFRLQVNLVVANLLVRCGRVQSGISRPIFAVFIGASGPMSEIFRCDDLVLHDADYWIHRPELTRIRQIVLMPVGSCQLNPPLPHIGKELGIERLKQPREAYATIVHSTETYVCGAIALARSIIKLNTTKDLILLADYHISPKSINGLQSAGWKIKQIKRIRNPHSKKKSYNEWNYSKLRLWQLTDYDKIIFIDSDFIVTKSLDNFFKYPGISARGNNQDRFNSGLMLLEPSMCTFRRLMEKRWVVRSYNGGDQGYLNEMFPWWHRLPNKINHLTYFDPNNGDEDREHVVESDVYAIHYLGWKPWWCYRDYDCNWDGPKNKKFASDSANNIWWDVYDKASDEMKENCFLTPEMYNRFWNNRKRAKEANLSDGHWRIKIRDPRLNNKL is encoded by the exons CCGCACAACGGCCACGAGCCTCAATTGGTTCGAGTTTGTTGCACGAGAGCTGGGACACGAGGCCATCAACGTTGCATTGGTCAACATGGACGACGAAACGACGCTTCCACACAAGATCCCCACCAAAGGGGAGATTGTCAAGGTGGATTTCGACCGCGTGGTCGAGGCTGTGCAGTGGTCTCATTTGTATCCGGAGTGGATCGATGAGACCAATGCAAAGTGCCCGAATGTGCCCATGCCCGTGTTCGAAAACTACGACCAACTGGACGTGGTGGTTGCTAGGGTTCCTCCGGATGAATTTGGTTTGAAGGATGTTTTTCGGTTGCAAGTGAATTTGGTGGTTGCTAACTTGTTAGTGAGATGTGGGAGAGTCCAAAGTGGGATTAGTAGACCAATATTTGCTGTGTTTATAGGGGCAAGTGGGCCCATGTCGGAGATATTTCGATGTGATGATCTTGTGTTGCACGATGCTGATTATTGGATTCACAGACCTGAGTTGACAAGGATCAGACAGATTGTACTCATGCCTGTCGGAAGTTGCCAACTCAACCCTCCTTTACCACATATTG GTAAAGAATTAGGGATTGAGAGGTTGAAGCAACCAAGAGAGGCTTATGCTACTATAGTCCACTCGACAGAAACCTATGTGTGTGGAGCAATAGCTCTAGCAAGAAGCATCATCAAACTAAACACAACCAAAGACCTCATCTTGCTAGCCGATTATCACATCTCTCCCAAATCCATCAACGGCCTCCAATCGGCCGGGTGGAAGATAAAGCAGATCAAACGCATACGAAACCCTCACTCGAAAAAAAAATCGTACAACGAGTGGAACTACAGCAAGCTCCGCCTCTGGCAGCTAACAGACTACGACAAAATCATCTTCATCGACTCCGACTTCATCGTCACAAAAAGCCTCGACAATTTCTTCAAATACCCGGGCATCTCCGCCCGGGGAAACAACCAAGACCGGTTCAACTCGGGGCTGATGCTCCTAGAGCCATCAATGTGCACTTTCAGGAGGTTGATGGAGAAGAGATGGGTGGTGAGATCGTACAACGGCGGCGATCAAGGCTACCTGAATGAGATGTTTCCATGGTGGCATCGCCTCCCCAACAAGATCAACCATCTCACCTACTTTGATCCGAATAACGGAGATGAAGATAGGGAGCATGTAGTTGAAAGTGATGTGTATGCGATTCACTACCTTGGGTGGAAGCCGTGGTGGTGCTACAGAGACTACGACTGCAATTGGGATGgccccaaaaataaaaaatttgcgAGTGACTCGGCAAACAACATTTGGTGGGATGTTTATGATAAGGCGTCTGATGAAATGAAGGAAAACTGTTTTTTGACGCCGGAAATGTATAATAGGTTTTGGAACAACAGAAAGAGAGCCAAGGAAGCTAACTTGTCGGATGGGCATTGGAGGATCAAAATTAGAGATCCGAGGTTGAATAATAAATTGTGA